The DNA sequence caatgaaatgggtaATATGTTGTTTAGGATTGATCTTTCCatcgaattgcatgaatttgggTGGCTGATAACCCATCAGCATCCTCAAGGCATCAATCCTTTTAGAGTATAGCTTTGTGTACAACATGGAATCATGTGAGCTTCCTTCATATTGCGCCTTGATCATGCTTATGATCATTTCTTGCAGTTGTTGGATAGAGAGATATCCCATGAGTGTCGCAGCTTGGTCCACCTCTAGCTTCTCCTCATCCTTGTTCATCAGAGGCCCCTCCTTTTTGTCAGTTTCCTTCTTTGGTGAATCAACCTTCGAGTCAGCTTTCTCGTAGTATTACGCGCTTCCAGACGGTTGACAAGTGTATTAATCTGCAAGTTTCTTTCCTCCACGGTCCTTGTCAGCCTTGCGATTGCTTTATTCATTTATGCTAGCTGCTCTTCGATTGAAGTCACATCAgtagtcatgacttgcatggctaTGGGATATGAGCTGCTACTTAAGTCGATATCGGAAGTCAACAACTCAGAGTACCTTCTTGGGTTTTCTTCCCTTGGTGCCCTCAGCGAGGCCAGGGTGATCACGGGCTCATGCCTCAAGTGCTCTTGCCCATTGTGGAGAGTTGATGTAAGGGTGGAAGGCATGGTAGAAAGAGTTCTTGCTTTGCTTCAGGTTGTGACGCCCAAAGTGCCACCACTTGCGGcaatgatgttcttgttcttcgcaTTGGTTGCAGGAACAACTTGATCATTTCTTAATGCCATGTGTGTTTCTTGTGGATTtgaagacagagatgagaggcagAGAGGTCCCACTAGgcatgccaaatttgtaaacacgaaaattttgtaacaaatgaaatgagaacacgtgtacaaagtagatttttattgatgaatttgtagggttacaatctctgtttacaattttcctatGATTCAGTCtttaaatttgatgtagatgtgtAGGTTTTTGATACAAGGGTcgtgatgacttgatctcggacgaACGATTGAacaattgcttcaagttttgagcttgaaacaatgcgtggatagtcttcacctcTAGGTTTGCGTATGACTTGCGGCAAAGATGATGTTGTTgtgggattttgttgattcaagggtcttggcgaattgatcttgaatcgaacgtcgttacaagttataagcttgcaacaaagtcttgaaggaatcggcataagtgcttgttgattcttcaagagAATGCTACGGCTTTGGTCGAAAGAAAACTTTGGCTTTAGTTGTACTTTCTTCGAAGAGAGCTTCGGCaacgtattagtcttcaaagatttggcagaggttttccttttgtgagaatttcgacccttcaatgtagaaattgtcgaccTTACGCTTGCCttgggaccttgtatttatagacttccaaagccatgcctttaggtggatttggctttgatttttGTCATATTTCAGCCACTTTCCTTTGCTTGGCCAAATTATAGGGCTTTCGTGCCAATTTTGTGAGTAATCTTCAATTtttgcttgttttatgaagatgttttagctttctttctGGTTTTGATAGCAATTTGGTCCCATTACCGATTTTGGAGATTTCTTCCCATTTGTTGCATTTTAGGAATGCTTTTGAGCTTCCTTttatttgtgccacatgtcattgatgacttgtccatttgtgatgagtcatattcCACGTGAAGCTTTGTCATGCATCATTTACATTCAACGAAAACCTATTTTTGTCTATTTCGAACCATTTTTCGATATTCCGGACCCGTTTTTTTATGtttcaaaccctttttttggtgtttttatGCAGATTTGGCTCATTGAAGCTCAAAATCTCACGCTCGAAGTCCATTACACTTTCACTACTCAAGAAGACGCATAttgtccaagctcttccaacccaaatggcagactacacttgtctcgacaagtcatagagttgacaagcACCCTTGCAcagcagacgaccttggtgaatgaGCTCTTGCAGCGCACTGAGATGCCATGCCCCAAACGAGGAATctcgaagtaggacaagggcaaaCGACGAACCTCTCCAGCATCATCCTAATAAGCAGCCACTCGACCAATCACAAATCGAGTGTTCTGGCAATGTACACTCCCGACTAGGcccccgagatagcgtatactctcgtcttagcaCGAAGAAGCGTGCATTCTCGGTTAGGCCCACGAACGAGCATACACTCAAGGTTAgggccacactccgataatcaacatgagcaaccttcgaggcgaagtgttcatttgCGGCTAGGCTCGCAATGAGCATCCTCCACTgcacatcggagtaggcagcacaACGGACGAAGAGAAGTAGTCACTCAATCTACCTCAAGTTCAACCGGCAGTCTGTGAGAAATTCGCTCGCCTGCTAGGAATGTACTACATGCACCCCAACCGCGGCATAGACGAGCCAAACACATAGAAGAGTAGCCTAAGCCAGTAGGTCACGATCAAAGGTAGCCGAAAGCTTCGCtacccccaacaaaggcaaattcaaaaAGAAGTAGAGAAGTTCCTAACCGAACGATTGCGCGATTTTCAACGCAACAAGGTCATTGACGAGGCACTGACCAATATAAGCAAGTCACCCTTCACAAACAAGATTGAGCATGCAAAGCCTCCATATAAATTCAAcgtgccacatttcacatccttAAAAGGAGATGGAGACCCGAAGAGGCACCTAAAGCACTACCATAGTGCAATGATCCTTTATCGGAATAACGACGCTCTCATGTACAAAATATTCCCCACCACTTTACAAAGTGGGGTgcaagattggttctacaccctgCTGCCACAATCCATCTGGAGTTTTGATGAGCTTTCTTTAGTTTTCACCAATGATTATTCATCATATTGCTCGATCAAGAAGATGTCCGACCATTTGTTCAACATGAAGAAGAAAGCAAAAGAGTCGTTTCGCGACTATGTAAAAAGGTTCAAAGCAGAAAAGGCAAAGATAGTCGGATGCAACAACTCGATAGCTAGTGCAACCTTCCAAAAAAGGACTCCCAGCAGACCACCCGCTGTTcggagaattgatcatgaaagaagatctaacccTGGCAAACTCTTTCACTCTggcagagaagcatgcactttgggatgaAGCTCATCGATGCACATTCAAGGCAAATTTAAGCGATCTTGAATATGAAGTCCCCCACTAATCTGAAGGAGATTCGAAGTCTAACCAGACGAGCAGCAGCCTTCAACCACTTTCTCTCGCGGTCCATCGATTGATGTAAGCCTTTTCTTAAAGCTATCAAGAGGGCACAACAAGACAAATGGGATGATGAGTGTGAAAGAGCTTTCCAAAACCTGAAGAAATGTTTTCATCACCTCCCTTACTATCCAAGTCGGAAGCAACAAAGGACTTATACATCTACTTGGCAGCCTTGGAAGTAACAGTGAGCTCTGCCCTCATAGTAGAATAGTTGAGAGCCCAACTGCCagtattctacacttctaaagctTTTCTTGATAAGGAAACTAGATATCTGAAGATCGAGAAATTAATTTTCGTGCTAGTTGTTGCAGCTTGGAAGCTCAGACCATATTTTCAAGCTCATATAGTCATCGTCATGACTCAGTATCCTCTACGATCAATCCTACATGGTCCAGACGCTTCTCAACGAGTAATGAAATGGGCATTGGAACTTGGCTAATACGGCTTGGTTTTTCGACCCCGTATGGCAATAAAGGCCCAAACCTTGGCGGACTTCATAGCAGAATTCATGCCTAGCTTAAGCGACGCAACAGACCAGCCCAACAACGCCTCGAAGGCAACCGAGCATGCTCTAGTCGCACCTGTTCCACCCGATGGAGATTTCTGGAATTTGTATGTCAATGGCGCATCCAACTACAAGGGTTCAGGAGCAGGCATGGTCCTTGTCACCCCAGACGGTTCGATGCTCGAGCAGACAATCACTCTAGGCTTTAAAGCATCTAATAACAAAGCAGAGTACGAAACCCTACTAGCAGGCTTtcgaatggcaaaagacttggcaGTAAAAAAGCTTGTGATCCATTAtgattcccagctaatcacTAGCCAGACTACAGGGAAGTACACAGCAAAACATCTGAAGATGGCGCAATACCTAGAGAAGGCACGAAAGCAACTTAAGGCATTTTAAACTTACATCCTCACTTAAATTTCGCAGGCAAACAACGCCCAAGCGGATGTGCTAGCTGACCTAGGCTTCGCCCTCGACAACCAACTCAAACGCTCTATTCCAGTGAAGTATCTAGATaagccaagcatagaggcaGAGCTAGCAGTCGAGGTGTCACAAgttagtacaactccaaactgGCAAGATTCCATTATAGACTACTTGGTCAATGGCACACTTCTCACGGAAAGGTTGGAGTCTAGAAAACTCCAAACGAAAGCAACACGCTACACCGAACCATATCTCCACTGCTTAGCACCTCCCGATGACCTAAAAGTTCTAAGTTCAATCCATGAAAGTGTCTATGGA is a window from the Pyrus communis chromosome 16, drPyrComm1.1, whole genome shotgun sequence genome containing:
- the LOC137719860 gene encoding uncharacterized protein; the encoded protein is MILYRNNDALMYKIFPTTLQSGVQDWFYTLLPQSIWSFDELSLVFTNDYSSYCSIKKMSDHLFNMKKKAKESFRDYVKRFKAEKAKIVGCNNSIASATFQKRTPSRPPAVRRIDHERRSNPGKLFHSGREACTLG
- the LOC137719861 gene encoding uncharacterized protein, whose protein sequence is MAIKAQTLADFIAEFMPSLSDATDQPNNASKATEHALVAPVPPDGDFWNLYVNGASNYKGSGAGMVLVTPDGSMLEQTITLGFKASNNKAEYETLLAGFRMAKDLAVKKLVIHYDSQLITSQTTGKYTAKHLKMAQYLEKANNAQADVLADLGFALDNQLKRSIPVKYLDKPSIEAELAVEVSQVSTTPNWQDSIIDYLVNGTLLTERLESRKLQTKATRYTEPYLHCLAPPDDLKVLSSIHESVYGNHAEGISLAEKALNAGYYWPTMH